From the genome of Streptomyces sp. NBC_00464, one region includes:
- a CDS encoding type II secretion system F family protein: protein MIPLQAVLPAAAAGALIGLAVRAAWPAKPDLSSVLDRLDVSKTQAALPSAAPTLTNSLSERVGNRLLGELGGRIALPLRDLNLLRISPAEHLGKRVLFSLYGLLLPQLMQALLALAGAAFSFTIPLVVSLALAALFWFLPGREVARNAAAARLVVRHAAASYLERVALARIANSGAAQSLTETAEVGDGWIFVRMRQVFHQADLAGVTVWDALKQLGDELDIPELTRPADTLALAGDGAAVYATLQAQARQLRIAMLSDAKAQANEASAAMVLPVTFGVVLMLVFVMIPLTFTILVS from the coding sequence GTGATCCCCCTGCAAGCCGTCCTTCCCGCAGCCGCAGCCGGCGCCCTGATCGGCCTCGCCGTACGGGCTGCCTGGCCGGCCAAGCCCGACCTTTCCTCCGTACTGGACCGGCTCGACGTCAGCAAGACCCAAGCCGCGCTGCCGTCCGCAGCTCCCACCCTCACCAACTCGCTGAGCGAACGCGTCGGCAACCGGCTGCTCGGTGAACTCGGCGGCCGGATCGCCCTGCCACTCAGGGACCTGAACCTGCTGCGGATCAGCCCGGCCGAACACCTGGGCAAACGCGTGCTGTTCTCCCTGTACGGACTGCTGCTCCCCCAGCTGATGCAGGCCCTGCTCGCGCTGGCCGGGGCAGCGTTCTCCTTCACCATCCCGCTCGTCGTCTCGCTCGCCCTGGCTGCCCTGTTCTGGTTCCTGCCGGGCCGGGAGGTCGCCCGGAACGCAGCAGCTGCTCGCCTCGTGGTCCGGCACGCTGCCGCGTCCTACCTGGAGCGCGTCGCGCTGGCTCGGATCGCGAACTCAGGCGCAGCCCAGTCCCTGACCGAAACCGCGGAAGTCGGCGACGGCTGGATCTTCGTCAGGATGCGGCAGGTCTTCCACCAGGCCGACCTCGCCGGCGTCACCGTGTGGGACGCCCTCAAGCAGCTCGGCGACGAGCTCGACATTCCCGAACTCACCCGGCCCGCCGACACCCTGGCCCTCGCAGGAGACGGCGCAGCCGTCTACGCAACCCTGCAGGCCCAGGCGCGACAGCTGCGGATCGCGATGCTGTCCGACGCCAAGGCGCAAGCCAACGAGGCGTCGGCGGCCATGGTCCTGCCCGTCACGTTCGGCGTCGTCCTCATGCTCGTCTTCGTCATGATCCCCCTCACCTTCACCATTCTCGTCAGCTGA